The Pseudodesulfovibrio alkaliphilus genome has a window encoding:
- a CDS encoding TolC family outer membrane protein — MKHSTLIPLLMALVMTVATPARAEIDGTTTLKETVVDAVRQHPQIKAMLFNREAVSRDLSAALGRFFPSLDLSSQYGFQQYNSSTARNLGTEDRTRTASDSSLTLTQNVFDGMGRLSTYQGSKARLESAENRLFDMVDSIALSAIRAHFDVVRTRRLVALAQSNIIDHQSVLESIAERVAGGAGSKADEMQARGRVARAETTLITYVGELRASEAEYVRQTGKMPEALAEQEFNPGYVPVSLDQVLETSLADNPKIKARKADVEAVTQDRDVVRSSYYPDIDIKVSSRYTDHHDGSATYLRDDRAMLAMSWNLFSGGTDYQSSQAAGARIRQAQEELHDTTDELTRQVATTWAEYNTAVGQVDKHQEALQYSIESRDMYLMQFNVGQRSLLDVLDAINEVFSNSVLLETAQSNRDFTLYKFLNLQGRLVKTLEVSESAYTTLPQ, encoded by the coding sequence ATGAAACACTCCACGCTGATACCGCTTCTCATGGCCCTGGTCATGACCGTCGCCACCCCTGCCCGCGCCGAAATCGACGGCACCACCACTCTCAAGGAGACCGTGGTCGATGCGGTCAGGCAGCACCCGCAGATCAAGGCGATGCTCTTCAACCGCGAGGCGGTCTCGCGAGACCTTTCGGCCGCCCTGGGCCGGTTCTTCCCGTCCCTTGACCTGTCGTCCCAGTACGGGTTCCAGCAGTACAACAGCTCCACTGCCCGCAACCTGGGCACCGAGGACCGCACCCGCACCGCCTCGGACTCCTCCCTGACCCTGACCCAGAACGTCTTTGACGGCATGGGCCGCTTAAGCACCTACCAGGGCTCCAAGGCCCGGCTCGAATCCGCGGAAAACCGCCTCTTCGACATGGTGGACTCCATCGCCCTGAGCGCCATCCGCGCCCACTTCGACGTGGTGCGCACCCGCAGGCTGGTGGCCCTGGCCCAAAGCAACATCATTGACCATCAGTCCGTGCTCGAATCCATCGCCGAGCGCGTGGCGGGCGGGGCTGGCAGCAAGGCGGACGAGATGCAGGCCCGGGGCCGCGTGGCCCGCGCCGAGACCACGCTCATCACCTATGTCGGCGAACTCCGCGCCAGCGAGGCGGAATACGTGCGCCAGACCGGCAAGATGCCCGAAGCCCTGGCCGAGCAGGAATTCAACCCCGGGTACGTGCCCGTCTCCCTTGATCAGGTGCTGGAAACCTCCCTGGCGGACAACCCCAAGATCAAGGCCCGCAAGGCGGACGTGGAAGCCGTCACCCAGGACCGCGATGTGGTTCGCTCCAGTTACTACCCGGACATCGACATCAAGGTCAGCTCCCGCTACACCGACCACCACGACGGATCGGCCACCTACCTGCGCGACGACCGGGCCATGCTCGCCATGTCCTGGAACCTCTTCAGCGGCGGCACCGACTACCAGTCCTCCCAGGCGGCCGGCGCCCGCATCCGGCAGGCCCAGGAAGAGCTGCACGACACCACCGACGAACTGACCCGGCAGGTGGCCACCACCTGGGCCGAATACAACACCGCCGTGGGTCAGGTGGACAAGCACCAGGAAGCGCTCCAGTACAGCATCGAATCGCGCGACATGTACCTGATGCAGTTCAACGTGGGCCAGCGCTCGCTCCTCGATGTGCTCGACGCCATCAACGAGGTCTTCAGCAACAGCGTGCTGCTCGAAACGGCCCAGAGCAACCGCGACTTCACCCTCTACAAGTTCCTCAATCTCCAGGGACGGCTGGTCAAGACCCTTGAGGTCTCCGAGAGCGCCTACACCACCCTGCCCCAATAG
- a CDS encoding transglutaminase-like cysteine peptidase yields the protein MVHTARICRTSWGWCVALLVLSLTVRAGACLAAEGGASASRLFGTVEFKGPITQLPKWTGVLDKMKGWKGFFEDPSMAGVPARQSWQTLKSEIASAAPMDRVKAVNKYFNQWPYRLDQANYGQSDYWATPPEFMKKSGDCEDYSIAKFYALKELGFTGDDMRIVALRDTIRNIGHAVLVVYLDGDAYVLDNQTVMVLSHEKYKHYLPQYSVNEQFRWMHVPPTGSTTYTKQKK from the coding sequence ATGGTCCACACCGCCCGCATATGCCGGACTTCCTGGGGGTGGTGCGTCGCGCTGCTGGTTCTGAGCCTGACTGTCCGGGCAGGGGCGTGTCTGGCCGCCGAGGGCGGCGCGTCGGCCTCGCGACTTTTTGGCACCGTGGAGTTCAAGGGGCCCATCACCCAGCTGCCCAAGTGGACGGGCGTACTCGACAAGATGAAGGGGTGGAAGGGGTTCTTCGAGGACCCGTCCATGGCGGGTGTTCCGGCCCGCCAGAGCTGGCAGACGCTGAAGAGCGAGATAGCCTCCGCCGCGCCCATGGACCGCGTCAAGGCGGTCAACAAGTATTTCAACCAGTGGCCCTACCGGCTGGACCAGGCCAACTACGGCCAGAGCGACTACTGGGCCACCCCTCCTGAATTCATGAAGAAATCCGGAGATTGCGAAGATTATTCCATCGCCAAGTTCTATGCCCTCAAGGAACTTGGCTTTACCGGCGACGACATGCGCATCGTGGCGCTTCGGGACACCATCCGCAACATCGGACACGCGGTGCTGGTGGTCTATCTCGACGGCGACGCCTATGTTCTGGATAACCAGACCGTGATGGTTCTATCCCACGAGAAGTACAAGCACTATCTGCCCCAGTATTCCGTGAACGAGCAGTTCCGCTGGATGCACGTGCCGCCGACCGGGAGCACCACCTACACCAAGCAGAAGAAATGA
- a CDS encoding MATE family efflux transporter has translation MERWKADNGYRQALVLGLPLVISMISSSIMTFTDRIFLGSYSLEALAASLPASVAAFLFLSFFFGVAEYVGVFVSQYTGATKHERVGAALWQGLWFCVPSGLFLAALWFVAEPLFALADHPPEVRELEVAYFRVLTLGGGPFLVGICLSCFFSGRGMTKPVMVVNMAAVALNIPLDYCLINGIGPFPELGIVGAGIATLVSFTLPAVCFAVMTFTRANEERFRVRSAWRIDRDLFGRFMRFGLPGGVQFFVDMFAITFFVFVVGRIGPVELAATNVAVSIYTLAFMPMIGMHVATSIMVGQAMGRGEPEQAAYATKSVLHIALVYMAPMGVLFVAFPGPFIELFQARGDAARDFAPVLASGTVLMRYLAAFCLLDAIAITYMGGLKGAGDTRFIMLTMAGASLFCMVGPLLVLGHFGSVGIHASWLCLLAYVTALAVTFMTRFRKGPWRTLRLIDE, from the coding sequence ATGGAACGATGGAAGGCCGACAACGGCTACAGACAGGCTTTGGTGCTGGGTTTGCCGCTGGTGATCAGCATGATTTCGTCGTCGATCATGACCTTTACCGACCGCATCTTTCTGGGCAGCTACTCCCTGGAGGCTTTGGCAGCGTCGTTGCCCGCGAGCGTAGCGGCGTTTCTCTTCCTGTCGTTTTTCTTTGGCGTGGCAGAGTATGTGGGCGTGTTCGTCTCCCAGTACACCGGGGCCACCAAGCACGAGCGCGTGGGCGCGGCCCTGTGGCAGGGACTGTGGTTCTGTGTGCCTTCCGGGCTCTTTCTGGCGGCTCTCTGGTTCGTGGCCGAGCCGCTTTTCGCCCTGGCCGATCATCCGCCCGAGGTGCGGGAATTGGAGGTGGCCTATTTCCGCGTTCTCACCCTGGGGGGCGGCCCCTTCCTGGTGGGCATCTGCCTCTCCTGTTTCTTCTCGGGCAGGGGGATGACCAAGCCGGTCATGGTCGTGAACATGGCGGCCGTGGCCTTGAACATTCCGCTTGATTACTGCCTGATCAACGGTATCGGTCCCTTTCCCGAGCTTGGCATCGTGGGCGCGGGCATTGCCACGTTGGTGAGCTTTACCCTGCCCGCCGTCTGCTTTGCGGTGATGACCTTCACCCGGGCCAACGAGGAGCGCTTCCGGGTGCGCTCGGCGTGGCGCATCGACCGTGACCTGTTCGGCCGCTTCATGCGTTTTGGCTTGCCCGGCGGGGTGCAGTTCTTTGTGGACATGTTCGCCATCACCTTCTTCGTCTTCGTGGTCGGGCGCATCGGCCCGGTCGAGCTGGCGGCCACCAACGTGGCGGTCTCCATCTACACCCTTGCCTTCATGCCCATGATCGGCATGCACGTGGCCACCAGCATCATGGTGGGCCAGGCCATGGGCCGGGGCGAGCCGGAGCAGGCGGCCTACGCCACCAAGAGCGTACTGCACATCGCCCTGGTTTACATGGCCCCCATGGGGGTGCTCTTCGTCGCTTTTCCCGGACCGTTCATAGAGCTGTTCCAGGCGCGGGGCGACGCAGCCCGCGACTTCGCCCCGGTGCTGGCCTCTGGCACTGTTTTGATGCGCTATCTGGCCGCGTTCTGCCTGCTTGACGCCATTGCCATCACCTACATGGGCGGGCTCAAGGGCGCGGGGGACACCCGCTTCATCATGCTGACCATGGCCGGGGCATCCCTCTTTTGCATGGTCGGACCGCTGCTGGTGCTAGGCCACTTCGGCTCCGTGGGCATCCACGCATCCTGGCTCTGTTTGCTGGCTTATGTCACGGCCCTGGCGGTCACGTTCATGACCCGTTTCCGCAAGGGACCGTGGCGCACCCTGCGCCTCATCGACGAGTAG
- a CDS encoding HlyD family type I secretion periplasmic adaptor subunit — protein sequence MSEVDQAMYGRGRKLAYIVSISIMVMFCGFLLWARLAVLDEVTRGFGKVIPSQRVQEIQNLEGGILSEIFVIEGQEVQKGDLLCRLSNEQAASFYRDAMSKALEHRAAIARLLAEVEGVEPVFDAEVRERAPQLVEDQYRIFEAQRDQVVIELRLLQDQFEQRQQEVSEMEGRRRQLMQSLEVAQKQRDIAKPLVERQIHSELDYLALEQRVLELKGDVEALTLGIPRVKRAAQEARGRIEQRSAELRSRALAEINERRQELISINETLASGGDRVTRTDVRSPVRGLVKHILINTLGGVVQPGKSIMEIIPLDDTLLVEAQIKPSDIAFLHPGQAAQVKITAYDSSIYGGLDGLVEHISADTIQNEKGESFYVVRVRTENNAMEYRGKRLPIIPGMTAQVDILTGKKTVLDYLLKPILKAKQNALRER from the coding sequence ATGTCCGAGGTGGATCAGGCCATGTACGGCCGGGGCCGCAAGCTGGCCTATATCGTCTCCATCTCGATCATGGTGATGTTCTGCGGCTTTTTGCTCTGGGCCCGGCTGGCCGTGCTCGACGAGGTCACGCGAGGATTCGGCAAGGTCATTCCTTCGCAGCGGGTGCAGGAGATCCAGAACCTTGAAGGCGGCATATTGAGCGAGATCTTCGTCATCGAGGGGCAGGAAGTGCAAAAGGGCGATCTGCTCTGCCGTCTGAGCAACGAGCAGGCAGCCAGCTTTTATCGCGACGCCATGTCAAAGGCCCTGGAACACCGGGCTGCCATCGCCCGGCTCCTGGCCGAGGTGGAGGGCGTGGAGCCGGTTTTTGACGCGGAGGTGCGCGAGCGGGCGCCCCAGTTGGTTGAGGACCAGTATCGCATTTTCGAGGCGCAGCGGGATCAGGTGGTCATCGAGTTGCGGCTGCTCCAGGACCAGTTCGAGCAGCGGCAGCAGGAAGTCAGCGAGATGGAAGGGCGGCGTCGCCAGCTCATGCAGAGCCTTGAGGTGGCGCAGAAGCAGCGGGACATCGCCAAGCCCCTGGTGGAGAGGCAGATACACTCCGAGCTTGATTATCTCGCTCTGGAACAGCGCGTGCTCGAACTCAAGGGAGATGTGGAGGCCCTGACGCTTGGCATCCCCAGGGTCAAGCGGGCTGCCCAGGAGGCCCGGGGCCGCATCGAGCAGCGCAGCGCAGAGCTGCGCAGCCGCGCCCTGGCCGAGATCAACGAACGCAGGCAGGAGCTGATTTCCATCAACGAGACCCTGGCCTCTGGCGGCGACCGGGTCACGCGCACCGACGTGCGCTCCCCTGTGCGCGGCCTCGTCAAGCACATCCTCATCAACACCCTTGGCGGCGTGGTCCAGCCCGGCAAGTCCATCATGGAGATCATTCCTCTTGACGACACCCTGCTGGTGGAGGCGCAGATCAAGCCTTCGGACATCGCCTTCCTGCATCCCGGACAAGCGGCCCAGGTCAAGATCACGGCCTACGATTCTTCCATCTACGGCGGGCTTGACGGTCTGGTGGAGCATATCAGCGCCGACACCATCCAAAACGAGAAGGGGGAGAGCTTCTACGTGGTCCGCGTACGCACGGAGAACAACGCCATGGAGTACCGTGGCAAGCGGCTGCCCATCATTCCGGGCATGACCGCGCAGGTGGACATCCTCACGGGCAAGAAAACCGTGCTCGACTATCTGCTCAAGCCGATACTCAAGGCCAAACAGAACGCGCTGCGCGAACGCTGA
- a CDS encoding type I secretion system permease/ATPase — translation MASDDTKTPGPGAPETPDAAGDGQGLPDKARAAAGTVPGSGPAAPDLSSDERLSPKDIDFQPPLVICLSIISRLMGKPVSSATLKAGIPQQEGVITAASIVRAAERIGISAKTVHRPGVRNITKLVLPCILLLRGGNACVLLDTEEDKARVMVPGHGMDETEMDLAVLEEEYTGYAIFCHRKEALDKRVSGLKLVRTKRWFWGVLLSFWPIYRHVVGASIMTNLIIVASPLFVMNVYDRVIPNNALDTLWALAIGIGIAYLFDFLLKNLRSYFVDVAGRNADVLIGSRIMQHLMSARLDHMPESAGAVANNVREFESLREFFSSSSLVALIDMPFLLLFIGVISYIGGPLAWPVFVAVPIVIAFGLFLQIPFQHIIEKHYKESTQKHALLFEIVQGLETIKTSMAEGRMQARWENVVGMSALSNSRAKVMANLSVSFSMFISQVVSVAIIIIGVYLIAKGELTVGGLIACNILAGRAMAPLSAVAGLLSRFQQSRMALGALDLLMEMPSERPEDKETFHYGTVEPSMVLENVSFSYPGTDKAVLSEVNLRLKPGDKVGIVGRTGAGKTTLGKLCVGLYQPVAGSVKVGDIDLRQMDVADLRRKVGYVSQDSLLFYGTLRDNIAFGLPEADDQSIKYAADIAGVSDFVRDHPAGYGMMVGERGSSLSGGQRQAVCVARAILPDPEILIMDEPSSNMDNQSEYRLKAMLEPYVKDKTLIVITHRHSMLDLVDRLVIMDKGRVVVDGPKQAVLDGLKSGKIKVSL, via the coding sequence ATGGCTTCAGACGATACCAAGACACCCGGGCCCGGCGCACCCGAAACGCCGGACGCGGCCGGAGACGGACAGGGTTTACCCGACAAGGCGCGGGCAGCGGCCGGGACCGTTCCGGGGTCCGGTCCTGCGGCTCCCGATCTGTCAAGCGACGAGCGCCTCTCGCCAAAGGACATCGACTTTCAGCCACCGTTGGTCATCTGCCTGTCCATCATCAGCCGGCTCATGGGCAAGCCCGTGTCCTCGGCCACTCTCAAGGCGGGCATTCCCCAGCAGGAGGGCGTCATCACCGCCGCCTCCATCGTCCGGGCCGCCGAACGCATCGGCATCAGCGCCAAGACCGTGCACCGTCCGGGCGTACGCAACATCACCAAGCTGGTCCTGCCCTGCATCCTGCTCCTGCGCGGCGGCAACGCCTGCGTGCTGCTGGACACCGAGGAGGACAAGGCCCGGGTCATGGTCCCGGGGCACGGCATGGACGAGACCGAGATGGACCTGGCCGTCCTGGAGGAGGAGTACACCGGCTACGCCATCTTCTGCCACCGCAAGGAGGCGCTGGACAAGCGGGTCAGCGGGCTGAAGCTCGTTCGGACCAAGCGCTGGTTCTGGGGCGTGCTGCTCAGCTTCTGGCCCATCTATCGCCACGTTGTCGGCGCGAGCATCATGACCAACCTGATTATCGTGGCCTCGCCGCTGTTCGTCATGAACGTCTATGACCGGGTCATCCCCAACAATGCCCTGGACACCCTCTGGGCACTGGCCATCGGCATCGGCATCGCCTATCTCTTCGATTTCCTGCTCAAGAACCTGCGCAGCTATTTCGTGGACGTGGCCGGGCGCAATGCGGACGTGCTCATCGGCAGCCGGATCATGCAGCACCTGATGTCCGCAAGGCTCGACCACATGCCCGAGTCGGCCGGAGCCGTGGCCAACAACGTGCGCGAGTTCGAGTCCCTGCGCGAGTTCTTCAGCTCAAGCTCGCTGGTGGCCCTCATCGACATGCCGTTCCTGCTCCTGTTCATCGGGGTCATTTCCTACATCGGCGGCCCGCTGGCCTGGCCCGTGTTTGTGGCCGTGCCCATCGTCATCGCCTTCGGCCTGTTTCTTCAGATACCCTTTCAGCACATCATCGAGAAACACTACAAGGAATCGACCCAGAAACACGCGCTGCTTTTCGAGATCGTCCAGGGGCTCGAAACCATCAAGACGAGCATGGCCGAGGGGCGGATGCAGGCGCGCTGGGAAAACGTGGTCGGCATGTCCGCGCTCTCCAACAGCCGGGCCAAGGTCATGGCCAACCTCTCGGTCTCCTTTTCCATGTTCATCAGTCAGGTGGTCAGCGTGGCCATCATCATCATCGGGGTGTATCTCATTGCCAAGGGCGAGTTGACGGTGGGCGGACTCATCGCCTGCAACATCCTGGCTGGCCGGGCCATGGCCCCCTTAAGCGCCGTGGCCGGGTTGCTCTCGCGTTTCCAGCAGTCGCGCATGGCGCTTGGGGCGCTGGATCTGCTCATGGAGATGCCCAGCGAGCGGCCCGAGGACAAGGAGACCTTCCACTACGGCACCGTGGAGCCCTCCATGGTCCTGGAGAATGTCTCCTTCAGCTATCCCGGCACGGACAAGGCCGTTCTCAGCGAGGTCAACCTGCGGCTTAAGCCCGGCGACAAGGTGGGGATCGTCGGCCGCACGGGCGCGGGCAAGACCACCCTTGGCAAGCTGTGCGTGGGGCTCTATCAGCCGGTGGCCGGGTCGGTGAAGGTGGGCGATATCGACCTGCGGCAGATGGATGTGGCCGACCTCAGGCGCAAGGTGGGCTATGTGTCCCAGGATTCCCTGTTGTTTTACGGCACCCTGCGCGACAACATCGCCTTCGGTCTGCCCGAGGCGGATGACCAATCCATCAAGTACGCGGCGGACATCGCCGGAGTGAGCGACTTCGTGCGCGACCATCCTGCGGGCTACGGCATGATGGTGGGCGAGCGCGGCTCGTCCCTTTCGGGCGGCCAGAGGCAGGCGGTGTGCGTTGCCCGCGCCATCCTTCCCGACCCGGAAATATTGATAATGGACGAACCCTCGAGCAACATGGACAACCAGTCAGAATACCGGCTCAAGGCCATGCTCGAACCCTATGTCAAGGACAAGACCCTCATCGTCATCACCCACCGCCATTCCATGCTCGATCTGGTGGACCGGCTGGTGATCATGGACAAGGGGCGCGTGGTGGTGGACGGTCCCAAGCAGGCCGTGCTCGACGGGCTCAAGTCCGGCAAGATCAAGGTTTCCCTGTGA
- a CDS encoding HD domain-containing phosphohydrolase — MMARQAQTTTEVPKSIGGAGQGVKIGVVMAFVLVISAGILFLANQAVSDKRAEGLENQERRLDLLAHGRAEVFQAWLSEMSRQGDRLIKSDLFRLYGAEVDSVADNLGAVFGSVSGELAEGQGAELAAQLPMMQNMLREFSTYSGFLNARILTRTGDAYIATDGHLPPMSDVQRGLVREAVASGEARFSPLRRTGQGLEMDIYVPMSPPDDEAGAAIGALMMTRQVAGKITELLSNSALSAKGERTRLMQRVEGGFREVTPWTAGGFTDVTVHVEMDEAGDLPFGARGSLSDREQPVFSLGVRVDGPQWWVVQESDLEAAMAPIENFSRTVTIVAGLGILTALLIAGLAWWVLAGVQSQRIAQEFQALAAQIDDQKRFIDSINANIDEFITLKDASGRYTYVNDAFAQAVGRTKEELIGMDAAAVFGFDTAKRLAAVDEAVQTDKRKMTINEPVFLRSQRHQFQISKSPYCDQEGQCLGIVEVYRDITEFVAVQEKNKRLIRRAMEALGATIEAADPYLGGHTRLLAGLSVEVARTMGLPEMDIAEIETAANLSQIGKMFVPNEILTKPGRLTDEEMKVMEGHVDHAYRILKDIDIAEGVLMAIYQMNERDDGSGYPKKLKRDEIIRSARILSALNVFCAMIRPRAYRGAKEPGQALEILKGEASRFDPEVVEALAGVIASPAGERLLVPKA, encoded by the coding sequence ATGATGGCCAGACAAGCACAGACAACAACCGAGGTGCCGAAGAGCATCGGCGGGGCCGGACAGGGCGTCAAGATCGGCGTGGTCATGGCGTTCGTCCTGGTGATTTCGGCGGGCATCCTGTTTCTGGCGAACCAGGCTGTGTCCGACAAGCGGGCCGAGGGCCTGGAAAACCAGGAGAGGCGGCTTGATCTCCTGGCCCATGGCCGGGCCGAGGTCTTTCAGGCATGGCTTTCGGAGATGTCCCGCCAGGGAGACCGGCTGATCAAGTCGGACCTTTTCCGCCTTTACGGCGCCGAGGTGGACAGCGTGGCCGACAACCTGGGTGCCGTTTTCGGCTCCGTCTCCGGCGAGCTGGCCGAGGGCCAGGGCGCTGAGCTGGCCGCCCAGCTGCCCATGATGCAGAACATGCTGCGGGAGTTTTCCACCTACTCCGGCTTTCTCAACGCCCGTATCCTGACCCGCACCGGAGACGCCTATATCGCCACCGACGGCCACCTGCCGCCCATGAGCGATGTCCAGCGCGGTCTGGTCCGCGAGGCCGTTGCCTCCGGGGAAGCCCGGTTCTCGCCCCTGCGCAGGACGGGACAGGGGCTTGAGATGGATATCTATGTGCCCATGTCGCCGCCCGACGACGAGGCGGGCGCGGCCATCGGCGCATTGATGATGACCCGGCAGGTGGCGGGCAAGATCACCGAGCTGCTTTCCAACTCGGCCTTGTCGGCCAAGGGGGAACGCACCCGGCTGATGCAGCGGGTCGAAGGCGGCTTCCGTGAGGTCACGCCCTGGACGGCCGGGGGATTCACTGATGTCACGGTCCACGTGGAGATGGACGAGGCGGGGGATCTGCCCTTTGGCGCCCGCGGGAGCCTCTCGGATCGGGAGCAGCCGGTCTTTTCGCTGGGGGTTCGGGTGGACGGCCCGCAATGGTGGGTGGTGCAGGAGTCTGACCTTGAGGCGGCCATGGCCCCCATCGAGAATTTTTCGCGTACCGTGACCATTGTGGCCGGCCTTGGCATTCTCACGGCCCTGCTCATCGCCGGGCTCGCCTGGTGGGTGCTGGCCGGGGTGCAGAGCCAGCGCATCGCCCAGGAGTTCCAGGCCCTGGCCGCCCAGATCGACGACCAGAAGCGGTTCATCGACTCCATCAACGCCAACATCGACGAGTTCATCACCCTCAAGGACGCAAGCGGGCGCTACACCTACGTCAACGATGCTTTTGCCCAGGCCGTTGGCCGGACCAAGGAGGAGCTGATCGGCATGGACGCGGCCGCCGTCTTTGGGTTTGACACGGCCAAGCGGCTGGCGGCTGTTGACGAGGCCGTGCAGACGGACAAGCGCAAGATGACCATCAACGAGCCGGTCTTCCTGCGCTCCCAGCGCCATCAGTTTCAGATATCCAAGTCGCCTTACTGCGATCAGGAGGGCCAGTGCCTGGGCATCGTCGAGGTGTACCGCGACATTACCGAGTTCGTGGCCGTGCAGGAGAAGAACAAGCGGCTCATCCGCCGGGCCATGGAAGCCCTTGGTGCCACCATCGAGGCGGCTGACCCCTATCTGGGCGGCCACACTCGGCTGCTGGCCGGTCTTTCGGTGGAGGTGGCAAGGACCATGGGCCTCCCCGAAATGGACATTGCGGAGATCGAGACCGCGGCCAACCTCTCGCAGATAGGCAAGATGTTCGTGCCAAACGAAATCCTGACCAAGCCGGGCAGGCTCACGGACGAGGAGATGAAGGTCATGGAGGGGCATGTGGACCACGCCTACCGCATCCTCAAGGACATCGACATCGCCGAGGGCGTGCTCATGGCCATCTACCAGATGAACGAGCGCGACGACGGCAGCGGGTATCCCAAGAAACTCAAGCGCGACGAGATAATCCGGTCGGCGCGCATTCTCTCGGCGCTCAATGTCTTTTGCGCCATGATCCGGCCCCGCGCCTATCGCGGAGCCAAGGAGCCGGGACAGGCGCTGGAGATATTGAAGGGCGAGGCATCGAGGTTTGATCCCGAGGTGGTCGAGGCCCTGGCCGGGGTGATCGCCAGCCCTGCGGGTGAGCGGCTCCTGGTCCCCAAGGCGTAA